The Haemorhous mexicanus isolate bHaeMex1 chromosome 8, bHaeMex1.pri, whole genome shotgun sequence genome includes a window with the following:
- the C8H2orf88 gene encoding small membrane A-kinase anchor protein isoform X2: MGCIKSKAAFQGSHAVQDERIGAGSEGCAGEKSSLLAVQAEEKGPSSAIVLDYAHRLSREILEQAVKQWAVTESKYSDIPFIESDVP; encoded by the coding sequence ATGGGATGCATCAAATCCAAGGCCGCCTTCCAAGGTTCCCACGCTGTGCAGGATGAGAGGATTGGGGCAGGCAGCGAGGGCTGCGCTGGGGAGAAGTCGTCGCTGCTGGCGGTGCAGGCGGAGGAGAAGGGCCCCTCGAGTGCCATCGTGCTGGACTACGCGCACCGGCTGTCGCGAGAGATCCTCGAGCAGGCGGTCAAGCAGTGGGCAGTGACCGAGAGCAAGTACAGCGACATCCCCTTCATTGAGAGCGACGTGCCCTga
- the C8H2orf88 gene encoding small membrane A-kinase anchor protein isoform X1 yields the protein MRGRTRGASPAVGSAGLQAPRDGVVPESRETEPCSESPRREAVCALLGMRGQPVTSRCGSDFLGRSTKGDVLSFENNWSHWQAAATLHQTREPLPGYHSMLLN from the exons ATGCGCGGCCGCACCCGCGGGGCGAGCCCGGCCGTGGGCAGCGCTGGCCTTCAGGCGCCTCGGGATGGTGTCGTGCCGGAGAGCCGGGAGACGGAGCCGTGCTCTGAG AGTCCCAGACGTGAAGctgtctgtgctctcctggggatGAGGGGACAACCTGTTACAAGCAGATGTGGTTCTG ATTTCCTCGGAAGAAGCACAAAAGGAGATGTGCTGTCCTTTGAAAATAACTGGAGCCACTGGCAAGCAGCAGCGACACTGCATCAAACAAGGGAACCACTTCCAGGTTATCACAGCATGCTGCTGAACTGA